The Engystomops pustulosus chromosome 2, aEngPut4.maternal, whole genome shotgun sequence genomic interval aagctcttgtgtcacccctcatcctcatagactgtaagctcttgtgtcacccctcatcctcatagactgtaagctctggtgtccccctcatcctcataaactgtaagctcttgtgtcacccctcatcctcatagactgtaagctcttgtttcaccccctcatccttatagactgtaagctcttgtgtcctcctcatcctcatagactgtaagctcttgtgtcccccctcatcctcatagactgtaagctcttgtgtcacccccctcatcatcatagactgtaagctcttttgtctcccccttcatcctcatagactgtaagctcttgtgtcaccctcatcctcatagactgtaagctcttgtgtccccctcatcctcatagaatgtaagctcttgtgtcaccccctcatcctcatagaatgtaagctcttgtgtcaccctcatcctcatagactgtaagctcttgtgtcaccctcatcctcatagactgtaagctcttgtgtccccctcatcctcatagactgtaagctcttgtgtcaccccctcatcctcatagactgtaagctcttgtgtcccccctcatcctcatagaatgtaagctcttgtgtcaccctcatcctcatagactgtaagctcttgtgtcaccctcatcctcatagactgtaagctcttgtgtcaccccctcatcctcatagaatgtaagctcttgtatcaccctcatcctcatagactgtaagctcttgtgtccccccctcatcctcatagactgtaagctcttgtgtcaccccctcatcctcatagactgtaagctcttggaggCTAcgccacgcccccagtagcctttgaaattaatttgcataaaggTGAATTCAAGTTTATTTTGGCAGCAGCTGCTTCCCAGAATTAGGGATTCCATGGGAAATCTGCATCGGGCACTTCCTGAAAAAGTATTTTCCCGGTGGTAGATTTCCCGTAAAGCCACCCGTGACCTCATAAGGATGACCTCATACTTACCCCCCAGGTAGGCACAATTGAAGTAGCTGCACTGCTCGCCGCTGCTCCTCAGGGTGTATTCATCTGTTTTTATTATTTGATCCATCCTGTAAAATTTTTCAGCGACTGGAATTAAGACTTCGTCTTCTACTTCATATTGTGATAGAGCAGAGATGTCCACGCCGAAGCAGGTGGAGATGGTGAAGAACGTGTCCTTTCCAAAGCTTTCAGCTGTATCTTTGTTCCGTGATGAGGATGCAAACTGCCCGAATCTGAGTTGTGGGAAGACGTTGAGTGTCACTCTGACGCCCCTGTAGGTTGTGATGCCCTCGGTGCAGCCCCCGCTCAGCTCCTGCAGCGCTCGGGTCAGGTAGAAGTGAAGAGCTTTGAAGTGGAAGTTGTCCATGTAATAATCTCTAGATTTCCCAGCGATGGAGATGTTACCATTCAGCTGCTGGTAAATGGGGTAGGGCGTCTCCATGGTGTATAGCACCACCGCCGCTCCGTACTGGTCCTTAAAGGACACAGGGAGGTTCAGGTCCTTCTTTGTACTCGCCCATGCTCTGGTGGCTCTGCTCCACATTACATAAAACTGATTGTATTTCAGCTCCTCGTCCAGAACCTTCTCCATTTCTCCTTCCATTTGATATGCACAGCCGAGGTACTGGTCATCAAATGCATCGGACATCATGTCCAAAGACAGATCCTGGCCGCGCAGCTGGAAGAGAGGACATCCATGTTATTGGCTTTGCTGAGTCCCTCTCGTAAATGCTCATTTTTTGGCATTTCTCTCTATAATCTCTTGACCACCTCGATGCCCCTTGCCCTTCCTATCCTTCCATTACTGCCACACAATCCAGTTGTAGAACCTAGTAGTCGGGGGGCTCATCTGAGGATAGCGGCTGCTCCTGGGGTTCTGCTCTTGAAGTTCTGTGGTGTGTAGTGGTTGTGCGTTACTTACAGCTagggggggtatttatcaaggCTTCTGGGTCACGTCCCTGGTGTAGAGGCCCTGACATACTAGGAAATGTTGGCTTATTGCTAGAACTTGCAATGGTTTTCccaaatctgccaccttcacgccaggaggGGCATAGAGGGGAGTgacgggggcgtggccagccTGGTGGGGGGAGGGCAGccagtgggaactgtatataaaataaccatgtttggggctgtttgggataataaactagggaataggcCACAGGACACTgtttttgtttctgaatttttaatttcGCCACGTGaagtcactgcaaaggggcccactgaggctctgtctcccTACTGAAAGCTGAAGATGACCCTGCAGGCACCCACCGCCTCCAGGGGTGTCAGGCAGAGCTGTCGTGAAGGTTGACACATACCTTGAATTGCACATGTGCTCAACCAGCTTGTGCAATGGTTCCTGGAAGTACACCAACCTGCTGGAGCTGCTGCGTGATGTGTCCACATTTCAGATTCACACCCTGCTTCTACTCGCCTGTCTGCACTGCTGAGGGACTTTGGCCAGACCACCCACCGCATCATATTTAGTGTAACAACTAGGTGGGATTCCACTTTACATATGTAGGACAGATGTGTTAGCAGCAGCGGGCAATGGTGAAATTTCGGCTCCAAAACATCTGGGTCGAAGTAGTGACCAACAGCACTTCAGTACCTACAACTGGGCCTTCAAGAGGGACATTTGCGGCACGATGCACTGCTTCCCAATATGGACCATCCCTTGGCTCAGAAAATCTTCTCATCCAATGACAGAGGATGTAatggtggcacaggaggaggtgtcaggcCAGTCCTCACACGGCTCGCAGGGTGGTCAGCCAGAGGGGGTTTACAGAGCAAAGATACGCAAACCTAGatcaattttaaagggaacctgttatcagcaattggcctaataaaccactagcggtatattgtttttgtttcttttattgtcCAAAGCGGTGATATGCTCCTGATAAACAACTTTGACGTGAGAtgtttaaagtcaaggaggaggagggttcaacactgaagtcaaggtggggagcactGAAGGTCTCCTCCTCCAAATCATAGAgaactggttagtgatgtcttgggaccatcaattacagtgaaagggaCTTTcttaggaagagagagcttgacttcagtgctaaactctccgcctccttgaccttatacaaccagtttacatctcacttcaaagtagatttctgGCTGATACCATCTCGCTGGGTCATGGATGAAAcgcaatctggaaggtgttcagctgcttgacaacactaggttccctttaacttcttaTCCTAGCCCCATTTTGAAGCCCTCTAACCCATCATGCCCCATTTTACagcttgttaaaaaaaatttctccattgatttcaatggggtttcTAGTTCAGGCCAAGTCTGGTTACAGACTCCAAAGTTCATCTGAACTCGGCAAATACAAATAATTAAGACTAGTGACTTGTATTTCACTTCAAAATAATCGTTGGACAGAACCATCTTAAatggcagctcacatttccatcaTTGTGGATCCATAAGTGATCACACTGGGTCACTGGACAGAGTAGAGGCTCCTGCTTGAGGCCCCCCCATAACGTTCATACCCGGCCATTTACCTGAGGTAAGTAGAGGAGATGGACCACACACAAAGCTGCTAGAAATGTCATCATCTTGATGTTTGACCTATGAAGAGAAGAGTTGAAATAAAGTCAAAGGTCTTCGTAAAAATGAATAATCACCGATAATATTTATCCCTTTCATTCCCGAGGACATTCCTGTATGTGATGCACTAGGAAAGGGATCGGACTGAGCTGAGGATGAATCTTGGGCTTGTTTTGGAGCCACAGAATGGGGCGTATTCTTGAATGACCTCGCGGTGGATATTGATGGTTGTGTGGAGACCATTACAGATGACCTACATGTTGTACAAAAATATTGCACCGGAGAAAACTATAAAATCACAAAGACAATTACTAAGGAAACGTCGTCCGGCCATTCGTAATAAGATGGTCTCCCAAGAGgtcaaacaaaaaatgaaagaatGTAAGAAAGGATATAGAGATAAAGAGGATAGTGAACTATGAGAGGGGGACCCTGGAGAAGAATGGAAAGGTTTACAAACAATAACAGGGTTACCCTCGAAGTCAGGGCCCTCACATGGGGGCAGGGCGCTGGCAGAAGAACTACGTAGCTTTATAAATCAGTTTACATTAGAAGTAGGAGCTTGTGCCGGATGGATGGGAAGCTGCTCGTGGCAACACATTAGTTGATGATAAGGTGAAGGATCAACAATATGAGTGCAAGAGTCCTCTGATCCTGTGGAAACGAACGGAGCGCAGTGTTGACGGTGTAACATCAGCCTAGATACCACACAAAGACCAAAACTATAGAAGACAACAACTATTGTGCCGCTGAGAAGGGTCAGGAAGCCTATAGACTTGAATGATTAGAGACCGGTTGCCCTAAGGGCACTTGCTGGGAAGGGTTGTCCCTCTTTGGAAACGGATGATTCTGTCATATCTTTTGTTAACAAtactaaacacaatggggctcatttaacaagggctccgcggccacactttcgtcggtttTCTTTGACTTTTTCCGCCGAATACCgacgggattttgacgcacgcgattggattttggcgcaatcgcatcggctttcacacgacagaaattgaGGGGCATGGAATTTAGAAAactaattgtgttgcaaaatcaatcactcacaagcaccaggaataggttggtgaactccggcgacatCGGGCTCACGGCCTTGGTGAATCACCGAAAGACCCGCATTTCAGCTTTATCCAAGCACTTTCGTGACATTCATCAAAAAGATGTATCCTCATTCCCTTGGAAGGGCATTGAAATAGTATATGGACCCGTTAGGGGAGGAGACTACAAGAGAGAGCTCCTAAATAAGGAAACTTTTTGGATATTTGTTTTAGACAGTAGACAACCATTGGGCATGATCCTTTGCTATACTTAAAGTTTGTTGCCTTTTCATTTCTATCCATTATAGAAAGTCTTCAGCTGATTCCTACCTGACCCCAATTTGTGTGACTTCAGAAAGACTGTCATtccgtgcctgatgaagggaccataGACGTCccgaaagcttgtaacatctcacatttcagttagccattaaaaggtatcaaaaGCCAAggaaggtgactttatttgacctatcaaaagcaacaggaaaatCTTCAACGGGCTAACatggtacaaaactttttttcctGTGACTTGAAATcgaaaaattgtctggagcaagGACACTGGTCCAGATTTAGCCTAGACTTTTCTCCAAGTACCAAGATATCCTAAATTTTAGACTTCAGACCAGACTGAGGGTCAGTGTCGGACCAGCACACAGGAACACCAGAGTATCCTCCAGAGGGCCCTGGCTCTAACTCATATCTGGACCCCATGAGTCTATCTCCGAGTAGTTGATGGAGAGTGGCCCCAGTAAAATTTCATCAGGTCCAAAGAACCCCAGTCCAATACTGCTGAAAGTTCACCTTTAGTCTGTTTTTATTATAGTAGGAAGGTAGGAAGATAAGGTTGGAAACACATGCAAATCCATTACGTCCAACCTACAATTTAGgattaaacaaatgtgttttaCATGTGATATTTATATTCTTTAGAAAGGCATCTAGGCCTCTTCTGAACATGTAGACAGAGTCcatcataacaacctcctgcagcagatacttccatagtctcactgctcttacagtaaataatccctgtctatggtgatggtagaacctcctctcctctaggtgtagaagatgcctcctgtctatggtgatggtagaacctcctctcctctaggtgtagagggtgccccctgtctatggtgatggtagaacctcctctcctatgggtgtagaggatgccccctgtctatggtgatggtagagcctcttctcctctaggtgtagaggatgccccctgtctatggtgatggtagaacctcctctcctctaggtgtagaggatgccccctgtctatggtgatggtagatcctcctctcctctaggtgtacagggtgccccctgtctatggtgatggtagaacctcctctcctctaggtgtagaggatgcaccctgtctatggtgatggtagatcctcctctcctctgggtgtagaggatgccccctgtctatggtgatggtagaacctcctctcctctaggtgtagtggatgcctcctgtctattgtgatggtagaacctcctctcctctaggtgtagaggatgtcccctgtctatggtgatggtagaacctcctcccctctaggtgtagaggatgccccctgtcaatggtgatggtagaacctcctctcctatgggtgttgaggatgccccctgtctatggtgatggtacaacctcctctcctctaggtgtaggggatgccccctgtctatggtgatggtagaacctcctctaggtggagaggatgctccctttctatggtgatggtagaacctcctctcctctaggtacagaggatgccccctgtcaatggtgatagtagaacctcctctcctctaggtgtagaggatgccccctgtctatggtgatggtagatcctcctctcctctaggtgtagaggatgccccctgtaaatggtgatggtagaacctcctctcctctaggtgtagaggatgccccctgtctatggtgatggtagatcctcctctcctctaggtgtagaggatgccccctgtcaatggtgatggtagaacctcctctcctctaggtgtagaggatgccccctgtctatggtgatggtagatcctcctctcctctaggtgtagaggatgccccctgtcaatggtgatggtagaacctcctctcctctaggtgtagaggatgccccctgtctatggtgatggtagatcctcctctcctctttgggtagaggacgccccctgtctatggcattggtataacctcctctcctctaggtgtagaggatgccccctgtctatggtgatggtagaacctcctctcctctaggtgtagaggatgtcccctgtctatggtgatggtagaacctcctctcctctaggtgtagaggatgtcccctgtctatggtgatggtagatcctcctctcctctaggtgtagaggatgccccctgtctatggtgatggtagatcctcctctcctctaggtgtagaggatgtcccctgtctatggtgatggtagaacctcctctcctctaggtgtagaggatgtcccctgtctatggtgatggtagaacctcctctcctctaggtgtagaggatgccccctgtctatggtgatggtagaacctcctctcctctaggtgtagaggatgtcccctgtctatggtgatggtagaacctcctctcctctaggtgtagaggatgccccctgtctatggtgatggtagaacctcctctcctctaggtgtagaggatgtcccctgtctatggtgatggtagaacctcctctcctctaggtgtagaggatgtcccctgtctatggtgatggtagaaccttctctcctctatgtgtagaggatgtcccctgtctatggtgatggtagaacctcctctcctctaggtgtagaggatgtcccctgtctatggtgatggtagaacctcctctcctctaggtgtagaggatgtcccctgtctatggtgatggtagaacctcctctcctctaggtgtagaggatgtcccctgtctatggtgatggtagatcctcctctcctctaggtgtagaggatgccccctgtctatggtgatggtagatcctcctctcctctaggtgtagaggatgtcccctgtctatggtgatggtagaacctcctctcctctaggtgtagaggatgtcccctgtctatggtgatggtagaacctcctctcctctaggtgtagaggatgccccctgtctatggtgatggtagaacctcctctcctctaggtgtagaggatgtcccctgtctatggtgatggtagaacctcctctcctctaggtgtagaggatgtcccctgtctatggtgatggtagaacctcctctcctctaggtgtagaggatgtcccctgtctatggtgatggtagaacctcctctcctctaggtgtagaagatgcctcctgtctatggtgatggtagaacctcctcttctccaggtgtagaggatgccccctgtctatggtgatggtacaacctcttaTCCTGTAGGTGTTCAGGTACCCCTTGTCTATGGTTATtatagtatggtggtattctcAATAACTcattggtttacaaacattttctATTGCAATGAATCTGAAACCACCCCATCTCCCCAATTAtggcactaataataataattgcatattaattataattatctgCCTGAATCATTGTCTGCGAATATACCGTAATCCAAAAAAGGGGATTGTTCTATTAATATATAGTAGTATTCATCATGACAGGCTGAATGTAGTAGATGTAGTAGTCGTAGATATACAATAGTAGTAAATACACTCACCAGTTCTGCAGTAGGTTCTTGCTCTGTCCTCGTGTTCTCGCACTTTATTCTGAATTTCACTGTTTCTTTCACTTTTGCTCTGTATTCTAGTTATCATATATAAGACGTTAGATAATCGTGTTTGATCTCCTCAATGACGTGTGACTGTGTGAGGAtcaagataatgattatatgtccataataattatttactttatgatcgtatacatgtgccctttgccctataggtTTGTACTCTGTctattatgaaatacagagcttttccctttaaccagttttaaccagacacgcaactgtcagcgaaactcaagtcttatgatcaaaaagcagatgtttgttaagaaaagcatcagcatccagactagtggtcgatttactgtagacaacggtgactggaaattcccctggcatagcaaccaaggcctagttttgaggaccaatcagcagggggtcgggggccagacatatatgcttagctatcaccaattgtaatgattctaatgtatgtaaccacatctctttgtatgaatataaaaagttgtgtatcaggaaataaagttcagttctcttttctgcatgGCGAGTTAAGAGCATGAGCTGAGACAACACAGAACCTGAgtcttttctgtattttcttacTAAAACGTGCACGCATActcaaataatttggggtgtctgagagaagagtgtattggCGGTTTTGCGCTGCCCCGTCAACTGTATGAAACAATAATACAAGAATCCAACGTCCTCCATATCCACCTCATAGAGGCTACAAGGAGGTAGCAATCTCCTGGAGATCTCCACAGCACCGACCTCCTTGTGTGCAGATCCATgccaagtttaaaaaaagttgttATACcctattataaatataaaatacaatttataattattataaaatatccACCATAGTCAATAAATACCCTGAGTTGAGGGCTTTCCTCTCTCTTCTGCCGTCCAAGCAGGACCTCTCGAGCCAATTACATGACCTTGAGAATAGAAACAGCTAAAATAATGTACGTATCAAATGCCTCCCTGATGCTCCCTAGACCCCACATCTCCTCGATACAGTGACGGGTATTTTAACGTGCTTCTAGAGCGCCCTAGAGAACCCTCCTGAGATGTATATAGAATTTGTTTGTTTACAATGGCCTGTGGCTACATAGACATCTTGCCCTGTCCAATGACCTTCATCTTCCACGTCTTTGATGAAGGGGCGAGTGTCTGCCTTTTATACTATACTCCACATCCCTCATCCCTTTGTCCAGAGTTGGGAGTGTGAATTAGGCAAGACTTACCTGGAAGCTGTTTGGGTCTGATCCTTTGATCTATGCCACCAATTCTGTCCTGAAGAAGCCCAGGATATAAGGTCCCAGCTAAGTTACACTACATTTTCCCTGCCTATGAGCCATAGAAACTGTGATCCACATCTGGTGGGAATGTCTGCCTTTAGAAGGCTTCTGGGACACGGTTCTTGCTCAGGAAATAGGGAGTCTCTTTAGTTAACAAGCCTGCGATAGTTTTGCTATTTCCCACTCCCACATCCCACGCGATTGCCCTCCCGTTGCCTGCTCAGCCACCTCCTGGTCACTGCCAgaacctctatctccagacttTGGAAGTGGACCAAAACGCCCTCCGTATCTGACTGGTGTGAGGAAATTGCTCACATTCAGGGGATGGAGGAGCTGACTGTGGACATCTATTATACTACTAATGCTGTTTTCTGTTTTCTCTTCTGCTACTACTTTTTATATAATTCAAGGGACTTCCACcgtgaaacattggggcagatttacttacccggtccattcgcgatccagcgacgcgttctctgcggtggattcgggtccagacgggattcactaaggcagttcctccgacctccaccaggtgtcactgctgcgctgtagtCCCCCGAGACCCACCGgaatccactggagttcaccggcctattcctagtgaaggtaaacgcgagtcccgcaacactttttttttttttaaatgcggcggtttttccgaatccgtcgggttttcattcggccacgcccccgatttccgtcacgtgcatgccagcgccgatgcaccacaatccgatcgcatgcgccaaaatcccagggcaattcagggaaaatcggtgcaaatcggacatattcgggtaacacgtcgggaaaacgcgaatcgggcccttagtaaatgacccccattgtgtatgtcTTACCAGTTGCTTTCCTAGTAGAGCCTCTGCAAGTGTTGATCTCATCTTCTATACAATAAACCTTCTTTAATGGCCAAACCACTGCAATGAGGCACCTCACTGTTCATTAGACCATCATTGGGTCAAAGT includes:
- the LOC140116854 gene encoding ecto-ADP-ribosyltransferase 5-like codes for the protein MMSDAFDDQYLGCAYQMEGEMEKVLDEELKYNQFYVMWSRATRAWASTKKDLNLPVSFKDQYGAAVVLYTMETPYPIYQQLNGNISIAGKSRDYYMDNFHFKALHFYLTRALQELSGGCTEGITTYRGVRVTLNVFPQLRFGQFASSSRNKDTAESFGKDTFFTISTCFGVDISALSQYEVEDEVLIPVAEKFYRMDQIIKTDEYTLRSSGEQCSYFNCAYLGGEKLWTPSCNSGTLLDSGSRTWLILGGLAMGLVLTLLY